The following is a genomic window from Coleofasciculaceae cyanobacterium.
TAAAAAAAGAGGTGGCTTTGAGCCAGTAGCTCTAATTTTAAAAAGCAAGGAGCTGGATGTTGATGATTTTTGAGATAAGACATTGGCTATACCTTCAATTGTGGGGGAAGAAAGAAAAGTTCCCAAGGAAATATTAGTATCAAAGGTTGTTTCAATTTGTGTTAGCAGACTTACAGCTAGTAGAGAATGACCTCCCAAATCAAAGAAATCGGCTGTTACGCTGATCTTGTCCTTACCTAAAACATCCTGCCAAATTTTTACTAGTCTTTTCTCCGACTCATTTCGTGGAACTATATATTCAGCTGAATTCTGTAGGAGTTGCTGGGGTACTGGCAAAGCACGACGATCCACTTTCCCGTTGATGGTTAAGGGAAATTTTTCTAGCTGCACAAAAGATGCAGGAATCATATAGTCGGGTAACTTCTGTTTGAGGACTTTTCTTAAATTTTCAACAGTAAGATTTAGACCAGACTTACCTACGACATAAGCAACTAAACGTTTATCACCTGGTGTATCTTCCCTGACTATGACCACACTTTGAAGTATCTCTGGATGTTGAGCCAAAACCGCTTCAATTTCTCCTAGCTCAATCCGAAAACCACGAATTTTTACCTGGTTGTCGATTCTTCCCAGATATTCGATTTCGCCATCACTGGAATAACGTGCCAAATCTCCAGTTTTATATAGTTTTTGTGAGGAATCAAAAGGACTAGAAATAAATCTTTCTTGGGTCAATTCAGGACGATTTAGATATCCACGAGCCAAACCTGAACCGCCAACATACATTTCACCGATAGTTCCTATTGGTACTAGCTGTAAATATTTATCTAGTAAGTAGATTTTGAGATCTCGAATAGGACAGCCAATAACGCTGCTCTGCTGATTAGTATCTGCCATGGTAAGTGGGCGATAAGTAACGTGTACGGTGGTTTCAGTGATGCCATACATATTTACTAGCTGCGCATGGCGATCGCCATGCCGTTCAAACCAGGGTTTCAAGCTGTGTATCTCTAATGCTTCTCCACCGAAAATAACTAAACGCAAATTTAACCGAGAATTTAGATTTGAGCGTTCGTCTATCTGGATTAATTGTGAAAAAGCTGAGGGAGTTTGGTTTAATACTGTAACTTTCTCGTCTAGGAGAAGCTGATAAAAACTATCGGGAGATCTGCTGACTAAATAAGGTACTATTACCAATCTTCCACCGTATAGTAATGCTCCCCAAAATTCCCAAACAGAGAAATCAAAAGCATAGGAATGAAACATCGTCCAAACATCAGTACAGCTAAAGTTGTACCACGACTGGGTAGCGGTAAATAATCGACAGACATTATGGTGTTCGATTAAAACTCCTTTTGGCTTACCTGTAGTTCCCGAAGTATAGATCACGTAAGCTAAGTTCGACGGCTCAGTCTGATTGCTGAGATTTTCCACACTATTGGAAGAAATTATGTGCCAATCTCGATTTAAACATACTACTCTTGCCTGGGTTTGTGGTAAGTTGGCTAAATGCTGTTCATTGGTCAACAATACTGCGATCTGAGAATCAGCAATAGAATAAGCTATTCTATCTTGAGGATAAGCTGGATCTAATGGTACATATGCGCCGCCTGCCTTGAGAATTCCCATCAATCCGATCACCGTATCAAGCGATCGCTCTACACAAATACCAACAAGTACCTCAGGACCAACTCCTAAAGAATGCAGATGATGAGCCAATTGGTTAGCTCGATTATTCAGCTCTCGATAGGTTAATTGCCGATCTTCAAACACTACGGCAACAGCATTGGGCGATCGCATTACCTGCGCTTCAAACAACTGATGAAGACATTTATCCTGAGAAAAATCAACCTCAGGCTCATTCCACTCCCACAGTATTTTGTGACTTTCTGCTGCGGGTAATAGTGACTGGTAGGCAAGAGATTGTTCGGGATTTGCAACTATGCTCTGCAACAAAGTTTCAAACTGGTCGCACATTCTAGCAATGCTATTACTATCGAACACCTCAGAGTTATATCGCCAGCAAAATGCTTGACCATGGTCTGGAATGATTAGAGTAAGGTCGCTCTCCAGGATGGCTGCTGCGCGATCGCCTGCTAAATCTTCTAGGTTTGATACCCGTGCCACGATTACGGGCAATAATTGTCCATCATATATACCTGGTACTGAATCCAAAACTGGATATCGAGTCACAATATCTAATGCATAACTTTGATGTTGTTTTGCAAATTCAATTTGCCTTTGGACAACTTCAACTACTTCTTTTAAATCTTGCTCTAAGTCTATTTCAATTTTACAAGGGATATAGGCCGCCAAAGAACCGTCAGGCTCGATATTTTGCTTTAATTCAAGATCAGTAAATCCAATATCAAAACAAACCGTTCCGCTGATTCTAGCCAAATAACTGATTAAAACAGTAAACAGAATATCTGCCTGTTTAATAGCGAGAAAGGACTTTTCCAACGAATTGATTAGCCGCTCGGGAACTGGCAGGACAACTTCTACAAACTGTCGCTTCTGCGTTAGCGTTTGTTTAGCGAAAGGAATTGTTAATGGCTGTAGATCCGCTAATCTTGTCGCCCAAAATGCTTCGTACTTGGCGATCGACGTATTGGGGTGACTTCCCGTTTTAATAGATATAGACATCTTAAATTATTTACTCTCGGTAATTTTTTTGCTTGATAAAAAGGATTTGATGAAGTGAATGCCAGCTGCCTTTGCAAAATGTGCAGGATACTGCTTACTGAATCAATTCTTGCTTCAGATGGTCTGCCAATCTCAAGGCGAACGCTACAATCATAAATGTAGAATTTGCCTGTCCTGAAGTCACAAAGGTAGAACTACTGGCAACAAATAGATCGTCGAATCCATGTATATTACAGTTTGACCCGACAACACCTTTACTTGGATGTTCTGACATACGAGTAGTACCAACCTGATGAAATCCATCCCCAGCCTGGGACCATACGCTTGCTTCTAGATCGTCAGTCAAATATTTTAAATAACCGGATTCATGTTTTCTTAAATGCCGATCCCAATGATGATGAGCTTTAACTACATTTTCAATATCTCGATCCGTGAAGCGAAGATCGATGTTTAGTCTTCCCATACCCAATTCATCTGTTTCATCCGATAGGCTGACGGTGCTATCTGGGTTTGGCACTTGCTCGCTGTAATAGTGCAGCGGATATTCGTTGGCAGCACTATAAACAAACAGCGCAGGAATTTTTCGTTTAGCCACGAATCTTCTATAACTAAAGTTCGGAATAAAGGAAAGTATCTCGCCAAAATCTTTGATTATATTCATGATATGGCGATAGTAAATCCCTTTATCATTACCGATCGCTGCTTTTCTTATAGCTGTTGAAGCACCAAGACGACTCTTCAATACAGGTAGGCTCAAGGCAATGTAAGCAGAAGACAAAATGCCATTTTGATGAGAAAAGTCGCCGAAGTCGGGAGTACCCAACCAGGCAACTGTATTAGAAAGTTCTTGCTCTTGCAAAAATTCTGGTGCAAAGGAAAAACGTCGCCGAATATACGTATTGTCTGAATCTCGATCGAAGCCGAAAACCGTTTCTTTGGGGGGAGTCGTGAAATGAGCGATCGCAATATCTCCTGAGAGATGACCCATGTAGAACTTGCCTAACAGTCCACTATGGTTGCCAATACCGCCAGCATGGTAGCGATCGGAAGCTAAGAGTAAGCGAGTATTATTTAAAGCACCCCCCGCCAAAACGTACTTTTGGCATTTAATATTTAAATTCTTACCGCCGAGAGTTTTTGCCCGAAGTAATTCAACTCGAACACCCTGGTCATTGGTGTTAATTTCGGTACAGGTCAAGCCATAAAACAACTTAATCCGTTCTGATCGTTTCAACTGAGCCAAGTATTCTTTACCAAAATTAGTTGGTAGCGACCATCGCTCTAAAGTTGAAGTGAGTACTTCCTCGTCAGGTAAACCTGGAACAATTGACTTCTGCTCAATATGGGACATATTGTTCAAGTCAAACTCAGATTTGCCACACAAAAAATAGTCACAAGCTCGTTGAAAATAGACCTTCAGCTCTTCATAAGTTACGGGCCAATCTGAGTTAGGAATATGATTGCGTTGCGCAAAATCCACGGGGTCGTATGGTACACAACGTCCACCCCAAATAGTAGATGTGCCACCTATCTGTCGCCGAGTTGATTCTGACATAGGTGCGTGAAATTGCGGATCGAAGTGATTAGCATCACCAAGGTTTTGAATTGCTTCAGAGAAATCTAAGCGACCGCTTTCGAGTAGAGCAACGTCATACCCAGCCTGTGCTAACTCTAAAGCCAAGACTATTCCTGCTGGGCCTGCACCAACCACCCCAATATCAGAAGTTATAGTGGCTTTATCCTGGATTGTTTCAGCATCAATTAACATAAGTCAAAGTGACGAAATATAATGTAGCAATTGTCAAAAAAAGTATGAAGAAAAAAGTACGAAGTTCAGTGGTTTAAAAGAGGCTTGTGTTTCTCTCAAAACGGACGTATCGAGCTGCCCAGGAGACCTCGGCAGTCTCGTTCTTCCCTGTTCCGTCACGAACGACGGGGCGGGTGTCCTGAAGGAAGAAGCATGAAGCTAGCTTGTTGCTTCTTCCTTCAAACCTTATACTTCATACCTCTAAGGGCGAAGCCCTGGTTAATAACTAGAGTTGAAACGAGTTTAAAACTTACGGTCAAAGCTATTTAAACCTCAACTGTTAAGCAAAACTTTTTCTGGCTTGATTTTTTCTGGCTTGATTTCTTTCGCTTGAGAATTAAAGTAGAGTCGAATCACTTCGATATTTTTCTCTACATCACGGCGGGAGTAGCTAGGGTAAGTGGGTAAATACAATAGATCTTGAGCAACTTGTCTGGCGTTGGGGCAATCGCGATAAAATTCCTCGAATCGAGGTGTATCAGCGTTATTAATAAAGTGACCTAGAGCAATATCTCTTCCATGCTCGAACATAAATGTACGCAATGCTTCTCGGTCAGGACATTGGAGAGGATACCAAAGATAGGTAATGGATTTATCTGCCTGTAAAGGAGGCAAGATCAACTCATCAATATCTTTCAAGCCTTCGTGATACATCCGACCGTATTCAATTCTCTTCTCAATTTTAGTATCGACCTGTTTGAGTTGAGACAGACCAATGCGAGCTTGGAATGAGGTGTAATAGGACTTGTACACGTCAGGTAGTTCTGATGCAGCCTCACTTTCTTGTGGTTTTCGGCGAGTACTTTTATTAATTGCCTCAACATTTTTTAGAGTACTAAAGCGCAGAATAGGATAAATTAGCGGGAAAAAAAGCGACGAAGTAACAAGATCGTGTTTTAATCCTGATTTTAATTTGCTAAATAGTAGCGGCAGTGGTGAAGTCGAGAAATTTTGGGACTCAGCCTGTATTTTCTCCATCACATCATCGCGCTCGGTAACGACAACGCCTCCACGCCAGGTAGGTAAGTTTTTGTGCATCTCTAAACTGAAGATACCCACTTCGCCAATAGTACCTACTGGTTTACCTTGCTCTTTTACTCCAAAGGATTGAGCGCAATCTTCAATCATCGGAATATTAGAGCGATCGCATATTGCTTTAATCCGGTGTGCCTCAGCAGCAACCCCATGTAAATGAGTAATTAAAACTGCTCCAGTATTAGCGGTAATTAAACTCTCAACATCTGTTGCAGATATATTGCAGGTTGAGCGATCGACATCGGCAAATACAGGACGACCTCCCGCAAAAATTACCATGTTAATCACATCGGCAATGGTGTAGGGAGACAGAATTACTTCTTGTCCAGGCTTGATTAAAGCTTTGACTGCAAAATAAATCCCAATTCGGCATTGAGAAACACAGATCGCATAACGAGAGCTAAACCGCAGGCGCAATTCATGTTCAAAACGATCGATGTCTTTTTTACTATTGATGAACCGTCCTCCTAGGACATAGCCCAAAAACTGAGTGTAACTATTAAGATCGGTATAAAGACGGTTTCTGGGACTAGGGCTTAAATTTAACATAATTTATTTATTCCTTAATTCTAATAACACTTTTGTAGTAATAAAGTAGGATAAATTGCAACCGTATATTTAAGGAGATTTTGTTTAAGTTTTGGCTGCAATAAAAGTTAGGTCTGGGACTGGGATCTAGCTGATTAAAGTCCTTAGTTGGTTAGTTGTCCAGCTAACCAATTTGGGACGGTGCTGGGGAGCATAGAGCCAGGAAATTGCTGGTTTAGCCAAAGGTAAGGGCATTAATCCCACCCAAATAAACCACAGACTATAAAAGATGCGCTTGGGCAAATTAAAGTCTGAATATTTCCACAGACTCCTGATTCCCTGATAGATCAGCTTGGTAGAGCGATCGCCTTTGACGGGATGGGTTTGGATATTTAACCTTAATGAGATAATCCGCGACCAAAGACGGCCAATAGAACGTTGTTCTAAGTCTGGAGGAATTTGGTATCCTAACTCCTGAGCTTTTTTAGTTAGCAAGGAAAAATTTTGCAGATCATGACAGACAAACCGTTTAAAGCGATCGCCCGTCACCGTAGCTAATGCCCACTGGTTGCTATCGTGGACGCGATAAACTCCTAGTGGTCGCTCGATGGCTGCAACCTCGCCATAAAAAGGCACTTGAAAAGACAAATAATCATCGGCGGTAAGCTTATATTGCTCGGGTATGGGAAATAAGTTAGTTAAAGCCTGACGACTGAGGGCATTACCACTGGTAGGAGTGCTGTTATAACCTCCTGTTTCGAGCAACATTTGCCATACTTTGCCACGAGATAAAGGACTGCTCCCTTGGGGTGATGAATAGCCGAGAGATTTTCCTGCTCCATCAACGACATTTAAGCGATAATGCACCTTGGCTAAATTTGGTTGCCAGATTGCAACAATTTCCGCTACGGCTTGGGAAAACAAGAAATCATCAGAATCGAGGAAGATCACGATCTCCCCTTTGCTTTTGGCAAATCCACTATTAAATGCTGCTGCCTGTTTACCGTTGGGTTGTAAAATAGCAATAATGCGATCGCCGTACTCAGAAATAATCTGACGGGAGTTATCTGTTGAGCCATCGTCAACTACAATTACCTCAATATCTGTGTAACTTTGATTTAAGGCACTATCAATCGCCTCTGCTAAAAAGCGATCGTAGTTATAGTTGTTGATAATAATACTGACTAATAGGCTAGATTTCATTTAATTAAACTTACCTCTGGTTGGAGTTGATTAATATCCGCCAATTTGATATCTGCAACTGTTTCCAAGAAACGTTTGGCAGTAGGTATAGGACCATAATTATCAATTGCCCAGGCTTTACCTTCGGCGGAAATGTATTCTAAAAGCTGAGGCTGATCGGCTATTCTCTCGATCGATTCGGAGATGTTGTCTAAATCAATACCAATGTAATGTCGCCAATTCTCAGGCATGACAGGAAGTACAAAACCGTACTTGTCAAAATCAACGTGAAAAGTAACGCAACCCGCTGCCATTGATTCCCAAAATCGCCAACTATCCCACTGACTAATTCGGTTAGTTTTGATTCCCAGTTCAGCAATTATTTTGACTAAGTAGTAAGTCATCAGTTCGTTATAATCAGCCAACCCAGGGGCTAAGAAAAATCCGCCAAAGCAGGCACAGGCAGCAGACTGTTTTAAGCGACGATAGTAATTAGGAAAGTGCCGTCTACCAGTTTGTACCCAGCGGAGGTAATGATAAGGATCTTGAGCTACCGCTGTCATATCGTCTGAGGATGTATCAACGCTTAAATACTCGCCAAGTTGTAGTATAAATGATTTCTGGACATAATGTCTTAAGGAATGACTAAATTTTTGATGACGGAAATTTACTAGCACTGACTGCTTTTTTTCTGTCCAGGGTACTTCCTCTGCTAACTCTTGCAAAACTCTCGCCGATAGACCAAAAGCCCAGGGATATACATTAGCTGTATATCTAGTGTGGTTGGCATAGTGAGTTCGCAGGATAAAGTCGAACTGTCTAAATTCAGGCAGCCAGGATGCCGTTCTAATACCAGCAATGCCGTCTTCGCAGTCCAGATATACGGTTTTATATTGACGAGATGGTGCAAATAAATCTTTAGGTAAAGAACCATTTTCCTCGTACCACTGACGTTCGATAACTACAATGTCGCAATCACGGGGCGTAACATTGGGATTGGATTCTAGAAGATAGCGATCGCTATCAGGAGATATTTGCCAATAATTATTACTGGCATAATATTCGATTCCCAAATGTTTAAATCCTGTCGCCAAATTAACAATCAAATCCTGAAAATAAGCTCCTTCTGGCGTACCCTCTTGAGAGGTAGTGTAAAAAAAAACTTTTGGTAACATAGTGTTGATTAAATATATTTAGTTAACTGTAAAATTAAACAATTTGTGTCAATAAACTTTTGACCTTTTGTCCTGAGACTTGCCAATTTAGATGAGATTTATAAACTGAGTAAGAAGCATAAGCTAATTGTTTATATTTTGAATAATCAGAAAATAAATTAGTGATATAGTCGCAGTACTCGACAATATCGCTATCACAAGCAAACAGCTTGCCATTTTCATCATCGTGAATCATACTGGGAATTCCTCCAACCTTAGTTGATAAACAGGGAACACCCAAAGAGTTTGCTTCAGGAAAAACCATCGGCGTGCAGTCAGCCAAGGACGGTAAAATCAAGAAATGAGATTCTATAATCAACTGATTTAGACGTTTTTTTCCTTCTAACGTTGATTTACTGATAAAGCCTAGTGGTTTAACGAATTCAGGAATTGGCTCGTTTATCAACGGTTGACAACCGACAACAATTAATTCTGTTTTTAAACCCGACTGGTTAAGCTGCTTGGCGACAGCATAGGCAACATCCCCTCCTTTTCTAAGCCATTCCATACCCATGAACAACAGTTTGCAGACATTTGATGGTCTGACTTCGATCGCATCTTTAATCTGGGAGAAATCAAGTTCACTTTTAATATTTGCCCCAAAAGGAACAACTTTTACCTTGTCAGGATTAGCTTGATAAAATTCAATCGCCGATCTAGCTGCCCAGTCCGAAGAATAGATTGCCAGTTGACATTTTTCTAATGCCAATTTCTCCATTTGATGCCAGTCATGGACAACATCAGAATGCAGATTACTGTATTGAGGATAAAAATCAGCAATGCCAGCAAAAGTCGCATCTGCCCAAAAAGCCATTGGACGATCGCATTCTAAATAGGCTATGGGATCGACTGTAGCACTAAAAACAATCTCATTTTTTTGAGGGGAAAGTTTTTGCTCAACCTGTTTGGCATAATATTTCAAAGTTTGTGGATCGGGGTTTTTTTCATAGCGTTTTTGGTGACATGTTTGATAATAATGACGTTTTATTTTGCGAAGGCCTTTTAGGCAAATTGAATCTTTAAGTGGACCAGCGTAGTTAAGATCGATTGACTGCGAACGTAATGCTTCTGCAATATGGTATCCCGTTCCAGACCATTCGTCTAAACCAGTTAATCTTGTCGAATCATATACAGTTATATATGCTATTTTCATTTTCTATCTAATTTTTAATTTAAATATGGGTCAACAAAAAGTAGACGAGTAATTTATAATTACTTTATTTATTTTAAATGTAATAAGCTAACTTAATAAAACCTTTACGATAATAAAAAGTTAAATTAAACTTATTTTATTTATTAATAAAAAAAGATTAATAACTGCATAATGAAAGAACAAATAGTCAGATGACAAAGTAAAAAAACTATTGATCCAAGACGACAGTTTGATAGTTACCTGACTGAGTGATAACGCCTTGTTCTAGTCGATAGATGCGATCGCAATGTTCGATCGTACTGAGACGATGAGCAATGATAATAATAGTTTTGCTGCCAGAAAGTGCCTTAGTGGCATCAGTAATTAAGTTCTCAGTTTCGTTATCTAGGGCGGCGGTTGCTTCATCAAACACTAAAATTTCTTTTTCGTGATAGAGTGCGCGAGCAATACCCACTCGTTGACGTTGGCCTCCAGATAGCAATATGCCTCTTTCTCCTACCGTGGTGTTTAAACCCATAGGCAGATTTTCTACTACCTCGGTTAATTGAGCTGCGGCGATCGCATTTTGGACTCGTTGGCGATCAATTAAATTATCTGGTACGCCGAAAGCAATATTTCTTTCTAGAGTGTCATCAATTAGAAAAATAGATTGAGGAACATAGCCAATTAGGTTCTGCCATGCTCTTAAATTAGAGTAAACCGAAACACCATCAAGCAAAATATCTCCACTCTTAGGTGAAAGCAAACCCATCAAAACATCTACCAGGGTTGTTTTCCCAGAACCAGATTTACCAATCAGACCGATGGAATGTCCTTTTTTAATGGTCAAGCTGATCTGATCTAGAGCATTTGTTGCCCCGCTAGGATACTTATAAACTAAATTCTCAACGGCAATTTCTGACTGAAAATTAAGTTTTTTGGCTTGCTGTAGATCTCGCTGCTGGAAAGCACCAAAATCATCATTTTGAGCTTCAAACCTTTCTGCCTCTTTTAGTTCGGCAAATAATGAATCAAGAGAATGAATGTTGTATCTAATTACGCTGATACACGAAATGGTGTTACCAGTAGCGGGTAACAGACGAATTGAAGCAATAGCAAAAATACCAAAGATAGAGGTGAGGTTTTGGCTGTTGTCCTGATTAAAAGTTACAAACAGGAAAGCAAAGACAATTAAAAAACTGATAATTACAGCTTCAACTATGTAGCGGGGCAAGTTAGCATAGCCAGATGCTGACCCCATATTTTTTGAATACTTCTTAGCAGCCTCGTTCATTTGACCTTGAAAGTAAGGCTCACAGCCAATGATTCTAGTTTCTTTTAATCCCCCTAGTCCATGATTGAGGGTGCGAATCATTTCAGCAGAAGCATCAAAACCTTCTTTTCCCCAATGGGCAAGCTTCCCTTTTAACGGGTTCAATACAGCCAGGGCAATCAGCAAAACAATGGAAATTCCGACTGATGCTGCTGCATTGGTCGATACTAATAAGATTACTAGAGCAACAATTACTACTCCATTTGATATTGCAGTTAGTAAAGATAAGACTAAACCAATGCAAAAATGATCGGTAAATGTAACTACGCTTTGAACTAAATTAGCCGAATTTTTAGTTAAATGAAGTGTATAGGGAGCAGCTAAATAAGACTTCATCAATTTGGAACATAAATCACCTTTTAAACTATGAGAAAATTCGGCAATTGACTTTTGAGCCATAAAACCCAAAGCAGCTTTAATATAGAAAGTAACAACTGTAAATATACCGAAGCAAAGTATGAATTGTTGACTTGAACTAAAGGCAAATCTTACATATATATCATTGATCCAGCTATTATTAGTTATAAAATCTGAATTTGTTACCATAGCTGCAAAGGGTCCCATTAGTCCAACTCCGAGCATTTCAAATACAGAGCTGACCACAAACAGACAGCTTATGCCCAAGAAAGCTTTATGTTTACCTTTGGTCACGTAAAAAAACTTAGATAAAAATTTGTTCATCACTGGTAAAAAGCTGCTAAATATTTTTTAAATCAAATTAACTTTACTTTTTTTATCTGAAAACAATTCATATAAAATAAGCGGTTTAATTAAATTTTTTATCTATATATATTTTCAGTTATAACCTTGATAACTTGGTTTAGCAAATAAAGATCTAATATAACGGGTGTTTTTTGAATGAATTTTTGATAAAAAAAATGATAAAACCTCCCGTCGTAAAACAAGAGGTTAATTAAGTTTATTGTGAGTTGAACTATTAATTAAAATTTAGATAAACAGTGGCTGGAAAGCATCAGTAATAATAGAAACTTCACCACCACTAGCAACAGTAATATTCAGTAGTTTATCTTCTGTATATTCTGTAGATGCAAAGATAGGATCGGTAAAATCAAAGGTTGGAAAAATTCCAACAATTCGCTTACCAGTAACCGACGTAATTGTGGCTGTTTTATTACCAATGGTTACGCTTGTATCTGTCGTTAAGCCAGAGAAGTTGACCCCACCGATAGTAAACTGACCGCCACCTTTAGCAGGCGCGCGCCAATCTGATATTTCATAGGCAGTCATTGCAGTTATAGCGTCATCATCAGGCACAATTACTGCGACACGACTATCACTTTCGTTAAGACCAATAATTGCTCCAGCAAAACCAGTGATTACGTCTAAACCTTTGCTGTTATAGATAATTTCACCAGGATTATCACCAGGTTTAGTGGTGTAAAAGGGATTGACCTTAATTGGCTGTCCTTGGGCATCAACCAGATTAGGTTCCAGCAAATTAGTATTGTCTATCTTAGTTCCATCAGGAGAAAGTTTGACATTATGCAAAGATCCATTAAACTCTTGGGTCAGTAAATTACCTCGCAATTGACCACCAAAAGCAGTAGAGCGATATTCAATAATCCCCTGAATTGGTAGGTCAAATTGCCCAATCGGCGCGGTATAGCCATCCTTGCTTGGTTCATATGAAGGATGGTAGGTGTTTTGACGATTATCTGTCTTACCGCGATTACGATTAGGCTGACCGTAGTAATTGCCCTCCTCTACGATGTTGATCTCATTTAAAGGATCTAAATTAAAAGGTTCTTGGGTCGTGGCACTAAGAGAAACATCGCCAAAGCTAGAGTTAGCATCATTTTCCGTTGCATAGACCTTGCCGTTAGTGGCAAAAACTAAATCAAAAGGATTCCGCATGCCAGGGGCATAAACTGAGACATCAACTCCAGGAGCAACTTTAACAATGCCGCCAAAACCTTGGCTGGCTTCGGGATTGGGTATTGTTAGTCCTGCGGGGGCAACCCAATCAGCAGGTAGCTG
Proteins encoded in this region:
- a CDS encoding glycosyltransferase family 4 protein, with translation MKIAYITVYDSTRLTGLDEWSGTGYHIAEALRSQSIDLNYAGPLKDSICLKGLRKIKRHYYQTCHQKRYEKNPDPQTLKYYAKQVEQKLSPQKNEIVFSATVDPIAYLECDRPMAFWADATFAGIADFYPQYSNLHSDVVHDWHQMEKLALEKCQLAIYSSDWAARSAIEFYQANPDKVKVVPFGANIKSELDFSQIKDAIEVRPSNVCKLLFMGMEWLRKGGDVAYAVAKQLNQSGLKTELIVVGCQPLINEPIPEFVKPLGFISKSTLEGKKRLNQLIIESHFLILPSLADCTPMVFPEANSLGVPCLSTKVGGIPSMIHDDENGKLFACDSDIVEYCDYITNLFSDYSKYKQLAYASYSVYKSHLNWQVSGQKVKSLLTQIV
- a CDS encoding amino acid adenylation domain-containing protein: MSISIKTGSHPNTSIAKYEAFWATRLADLQPLTIPFAKQTLTQKRQFVEVVLPVPERLINSLEKSFLAIKQADILFTVLISYLARISGTVCFDIGFTDLELKQNIEPDGSLAAYIPCKIEIDLEQDLKEVVEVVQRQIEFAKQHQSYALDIVTRYPVLDSVPGIYDGQLLPVIVARVSNLEDLAGDRAAAILESDLTLIIPDHGQAFCWRYNSEVFDSNSIARMCDQFETLLQSIVANPEQSLAYQSLLPAAESHKILWEWNEPEVDFSQDKCLHQLFEAQVMRSPNAVAVVFEDRQLTYRELNNRANQLAHHLHSLGVGPEVLVGICVERSLDTVIGLMGILKAGGAYVPLDPAYPQDRIAYSIADSQIAVLLTNEQHLANLPQTQARVVCLNRDWHIISSNSVENLSNQTEPSNLAYVIYTSGTTGKPKGVLIEHHNVCRLFTATQSWYNFSCTDVWTMFHSYAFDFSVWEFWGALLYGGRLVIVPYLVSRSPDSFYQLLLDEKVTVLNQTPSAFSQLIQIDERSNLNSRLNLRLVIFGGEALEIHSLKPWFERHGDRHAQLVNMYGITETTVHVTYRPLTMADTNQQSSVIGCPIRDLKIYLLDKYLQLVPIGTIGEMYVGGSGLARGYLNRPELTQERFISSPFDSSQKLYKTGDLARYSSDGEIEYLGRIDNQVKIRGFRIELGEIEAVLAQHPEILQSVVIVREDTPGDKRLVAYVVGKSGLNLTVENLRKVLKQKLPDYMIPASFVQLEKFPLTINGKVDRRALPVPQQLLQNSAEYIVPRNESEKRLVKIWQDVLGKDKISVTADFFDLGGHSLLAVSLLTQIETTFDTNISLGTFLSSPTIEGIANVLSQKSSTSSSLLFKIRATGSKPPLFLINAVGTGMLAYKLLTKYLDPEQPVYGVRAMGMDDDRVPHNRIGEMAEAYIKEIRAVQPEGPYFLAGLCTGGTVAFEMAQRLHSQGVEIAFLGLLDSTARPILTKTKSDLPAQEVDRSPPSTIYERYIKHNFLLRGLNNLVGVVTNPRLKLQDKLAFTADMVEQLYQKIKDKLEVFTYKNNQKTKRLPYSVRRSRVYEAGIDALLNHTPSVYQGGKVILFRAPDNPEHIFHDYQLGWNEFVANEIEVHEVLGDQTTMLFEPNIKILAAQINSCLNEIYQNS
- a CDS encoding glycosyltransferase, yielding MKSSLLVSIIINNYNYDRFLAEAIDSALNQSYTDIEVIVVDDGSTDNSRQIISEYGDRIIAILQPNGKQAAAFNSGFAKSKGEIVIFLDSDDFLFSQAVAEIVAIWQPNLAKVHYRLNVVDGAGKSLGYSSPQGSSPLSRGKVWQMLLETGGYNSTPTSGNALSRQALTNLFPIPEQYKLTADDYLSFQVPFYGEVAAIERPLGVYRVHDSNQWALATVTGDRFKRFVCHDLQNFSLLTKKAQELGYQIPPDLEQRSIGRLWSRIISLRLNIQTHPVKGDRSTKLIYQGIRSLWKYSDFNLPKRIFYSLWFIWVGLMPLPLAKPAISWLYAPQHRPKLVSWTTNQLRTLIS
- a CDS encoding GMC oxidoreductase; this encodes MLIDAETIQDKATITSDIGVVGAGPAGIVLALELAQAGYDVALLESGRLDFSEAIQNLGDANHFDPQFHAPMSESTRRQIGGTSTIWGGRCVPYDPVDFAQRNHIPNSDWPVTYEELKVYFQRACDYFLCGKSEFDLNNMSHIEQKSIVPGLPDEEVLTSTLERWSLPTNFGKEYLAQLKRSERIKLFYGLTCTEINTNDQGVRVELLRAKTLGGKNLNIKCQKYVLAGGALNNTRLLLASDRYHAGGIGNHSGLLGKFYMGHLSGDIAIAHFTTPPKETVFGFDRDSDNTYIRRRFSFAPEFLQEQELSNTVAWLGTPDFGDFSHQNGILSSAYIALSLPVLKSRLGASTAIRKAAIGNDKGIYYRHIMNIIKDFGEILSFIPNFSYRRFVAKRKIPALFVYSAANEYPLHYYSEQVPNPDSTVSLSDETDELGMGRLNIDLRFTDRDIENVVKAHHHWDRHLRKHESGYLKYLTDDLEASVWSQAGDGFHQVGTTRMSEHPSKGVVGSNCNIHGFDDLFVASSSTFVTSGQANSTFMIVAFALRLADHLKQELIQ
- a CDS encoding DegT/DnrJ/EryC1/StrS aminotransferase family protein, with translation MLNLSPSPRNRLYTDLNSYTQFLGYVLGGRFINSKKDIDRFEHELRLRFSSRYAICVSQCRIGIYFAVKALIKPGQEVILSPYTIADVINMVIFAGGRPVFADVDRSTCNISATDVESLITANTGAVLITHLHGVAAEAHRIKAICDRSNIPMIEDCAQSFGVKEQGKPVGTIGEVGIFSLEMHKNLPTWRGGVVVTERDDVMEKIQAESQNFSTSPLPLLFSKLKSGLKHDLVTSSLFFPLIYPILRFSTLKNVEAINKSTRRKPQESEAASELPDVYKSYYTSFQARIGLSQLKQVDTKIEKRIEYGRMYHEGLKDIDELILPPLQADKSITYLWYPLQCPDREALRTFMFEHGRDIALGHFINNADTPRFEEFYRDCPNARQVAQDLLYLPTYPSYSRRDVEKNIEVIRLYFNSQAKEIKPEKIKPEKVLLNS